One genomic region from Thalassotalea sp. PS06 encodes:
- a CDS encoding capsular polysaccharide biosynthesis protein — MTIYTSSKGLAKRKQLIEAVFGMPLEIFRSNKCLAGDDVFVGWGLKANTENVRKQASLAKAPFWALEDGFIGYTGHPSKSGIAVSIIKDVAGMYYDASQESDLENLIKARSYNGSTERAKPLIGAIIRNGVTKYNCYDSLALPPAIAQRLDAIKGKKILLIDQVAGDLSVQGALASDADFLTMLEAAKRDNPEATLILRAHPDTRLGKKKGILARQNLDNVMVISEACHPHALLGAVDEVYTVSSQMGFEALLLNKPVHCFGMPFYAGWGLTNDTKQCKRRNIKVSLEQLVSAALIDYPRYFNPISGKPCEVEEIVALIGTQLQRDAMSLSMQLQPRPKYSTIYLVGFSFWKRAFIKTFFKHHADKLKFVSRPVTQLNDGEQNAVWGNKYPELNCCIRIEDGFIRSSGLGSNLCRPSSLAIDFNGIYFNSTRPSDLEHSLNSYPFEAAHALRGEKLIELLNATGVSKYNVGSHEDFLPPQGKRKILLVVGQVEGDASLLTGSPRIQSNEQLLCSVREKNPDAFIIYKPHPDVVAGNRGGDISSECRNHCVDQEVSKLTLNKLFPHIDELHTMTSLSGFEALIRGVKVVTWGQPFYSGWGLTEDHCQPQRRERSISLAELVYATLVIYPRYIDWPTGLFSSPELAIAGLAEQGSTAINRDSFWQRIKTKCIYLWHTFN, encoded by the coding sequence ATGACAATTTACACAAGCTCAAAAGGACTGGCAAAACGAAAGCAGCTTATCGAAGCAGTGTTTGGCATGCCGCTGGAAATCTTCCGCAGTAATAAATGCCTGGCAGGTGATGACGTTTTTGTCGGTTGGGGCTTAAAGGCCAATACTGAAAATGTTCGTAAGCAAGCGTCATTAGCCAAAGCCCCTTTTTGGGCATTGGAAGATGGGTTTATCGGCTATACAGGCCACCCGTCAAAATCAGGAATTGCTGTTTCCATTATCAAAGATGTGGCCGGCATGTACTACGATGCCAGTCAGGAATCTGATCTAGAAAACTTGATAAAAGCCAGAAGCTATAACGGCTCGACAGAAAGAGCCAAACCGTTAATCGGTGCGATTATCCGCAATGGGGTAACCAAGTACAATTGCTATGATTCATTGGCATTGCCACCAGCTATTGCGCAGCGGCTTGATGCCATTAAAGGGAAAAAAATTCTTTTAATTGATCAGGTTGCCGGCGACCTGTCGGTACAAGGTGCGTTGGCCAGCGACGCTGATTTTTTAACAATGCTTGAGGCAGCAAAGCGCGATAACCCTGAGGCAACTCTAATTCTTCGTGCTCACCCTGATACCCGTTTAGGTAAGAAAAAAGGCATTTTGGCACGTCAGAACCTCGATAATGTTATGGTTATTAGTGAAGCCTGCCATCCCCATGCTCTGTTAGGGGCTGTAGACGAAGTCTATACGGTCTCCTCGCAAATGGGCTTTGAAGCATTGCTACTGAACAAACCGGTACACTGTTTCGGTATGCCGTTCTATGCTGGGTGGGGGCTTACAAACGATACTAAACAATGTAAGAGAAGGAACATCAAAGTTTCTCTTGAACAGCTTGTATCCGCCGCTTTAATTGATTACCCACGTTATTTCAATCCGATAAGTGGTAAGCCTTGTGAAGTAGAAGAAATCGTTGCGTTGATCGGCACGCAATTGCAACGCGATGCTATGTCGCTGTCAATGCAATTACAACCAAGGCCAAAGTATTCCACCATCTATTTGGTGGGGTTTTCGTTTTGGAAGCGGGCGTTCATTAAGACATTTTTTAAACACCACGCTGACAAACTTAAGTTTGTTTCCCGACCGGTAACGCAACTTAACGACGGTGAACAAAATGCGGTTTGGGGTAATAAATATCCGGAATTAAACTGCTGTATCCGCATCGAAGATGGGTTTATACGCTCTTCAGGACTAGGCTCAAATTTGTGCCGACCATCGTCTTTAGCTATTGATTTTAATGGGATTTATTTCAACAGCACGCGTCCGAGTGATTTAGAACACAGTTTAAACTCCTATCCTTTTGAAGCTGCCCACGCATTGCGCGGCGAGAAGTTGATAGAATTGCTTAATGCGACCGGCGTAAGTAAATATAATGTTGGCAGCCATGAAGATTTTCTCCCGCCGCAAGGAAAGCGTAAGATCCTGCTCGTTGTCGGGCAGGTAGAAGGGGACGCATCCCTATTGACAGGAAGTCCTCGAATTCAATCTAACGAACAACTTCTTTGCTCGGTAAGAGAAAAAAATCCTGATGCCTTTATCATTTATAAACCGCATCCTGACGTTGTCGCTGGGAATAGGGGCGGTGATATCAGCTCTGAGTGTCGCAATCACTGTGTCGACCAGGAAGTGTCGAAATTAACTTTAAATAAGTTATTTCCACACATAGATGAACTTCATACTATGACCTCTCTGAGCGGATTCGAGGCTTTGATCAGAGGCGTTAAAGTGGTGACCTGGGGCCAGCCATTTTATTCCGGTTGGGGGTTAACTGAGGATCATTGCCAACCGCAACGACGAGAACGAAGTATATCCCTTGCCGAGTTGGTTTACGCTACGTTGGTTATCTACCCCCGTTATATAGACTGGCCTACAGGCCTGTTTTCCTCCCCAGAACTGGCGATCGCCGGATTGGCCGAGCAAGGCTCAACGGCCATTAATCGAGACAGTTTCTGGCAACGAATTAAAACTAAATGTATTTACCTTTGGCATACGTTTAATTGA
- a CDS encoding glycosyltransferase family 1 protein codes for MSANQCLKQVHSYQKALKLFANFWVSTQPLKNQLENTVNALNHSAENIDVIFNMLPLRWVNQVEKTSVQSKFAEKIIRYLPGTSHHSHDFQRIASPLSTFLIRHPDVTLEVIGDMSVDESAFPQGQFVRRGYVAFEELPDLIATSWLTLAPLEDNVFNQCKSGLKFWESGLLGVPAICSPIDDISRFKNKGLMLCSTDQEWLAALEQMTDEASYQTACADAEDRALKAVHRKEEQRLQSLGLSEAGSEIVTIKLSEKYARLHHYLMSAWFGPRWPGKLLNPTDTDFKHANFVDEAFGQSQVLIPEPLTNKLGTSLKICDVSIEINTLLKNRATTISLLDKPAKPSTISRKAKKLLRSPREFFRDSKVVKSFRR; via the coding sequence ATGTCGGCAAATCAATGCCTGAAGCAAGTTCATTCCTACCAAAAAGCGCTAAAGCTGTTTGCTAATTTTTGGGTTTCAACCCAACCATTAAAAAACCAACTTGAAAATACAGTCAATGCGCTCAACCACTCCGCTGAAAACATTGATGTCATCTTTAATATGCTTCCGCTAAGATGGGTAAACCAGGTTGAAAAGACCAGTGTACAAAGCAAATTTGCCGAGAAAATCATTCGTTATTTGCCTGGCACCAGTCACCACAGTCACGATTTTCAGCGGATTGCTTCACCGCTCTCGACATTTCTAATAAGACATCCTGACGTCACACTCGAAGTTATTGGTGATATGAGTGTCGACGAATCCGCGTTTCCGCAAGGGCAATTTGTACGCAGAGGTTACGTAGCGTTTGAGGAGCTACCGGATTTAATTGCAACGAGTTGGTTAACTTTGGCCCCACTTGAAGACAATGTATTTAACCAGTGTAAAAGTGGTTTAAAATTTTGGGAAAGTGGTTTGCTCGGGGTTCCGGCAATCTGCTCACCTATCGACGATATATCTCGCTTCAAAAATAAAGGCTTGATGCTTTGTAGCACTGACCAAGAATGGCTAGCCGCCCTCGAGCAGATGACAGATGAAGCTAGCTATCAAACGGCCTGTGCTGATGCTGAAGACCGTGCTCTAAAAGCAGTTCATCGCAAAGAAGAACAAAGGTTGCAGAGTTTAGGGTTATCAGAAGCAGGCTCTGAAATCGTAACAATTAAACTTTCCGAAAAATATGCGCGGTTACATCATTACCTTATGAGCGCCTGGTTTGGCCCAAGATGGCCTGGAAAATTGCTAAACCCGACAGATACTGATTTCAAACATGCCAATTTCGTTGATGAAGCATTTGGACAATCTCAAGTGTTAATTCCAGAGCCATTGACCAATAAATTAGGAACATCGTTAAAGATCTGCGATGTCTCAATTGAGATTAATACTTTGTTAAAAAACAGAGCAACCACCATTAGCCTTTTAGATAAGCCCGCTAAGCCCAGTACAATATCAAGAAAAGCTAAAAAGCTGTTGCGTTCACCTCGCGAATTCTTCCGCGACTCAAAAGTTGTGAAAAGTTTTAGGCGTTAA
- a CDS encoding sulfotransferase family 2 domain-containing protein, with protein sequence MANIVVKKLPNNLDRILFHVDSETVEKKNKLCGWIIDMDSEINRVFYSSKNGKTISEIHLCFPRPKLGESFPDIENSGNSGFEIDHSNFKAEEKYNIKIQLHSGQTISLAEISTVNSILYVHIPKTAGSTINNIMEELLGHSAVLKHVESKSNWKDELQNRNISFCLAI encoded by the coding sequence ATGGCTAACATCGTTGTAAAAAAATTGCCAAATAACCTTGATAGGATTTTGTTTCATGTAGATTCAGAAACCGTTGAGAAAAAAAACAAACTTTGTGGTTGGATAATTGATATGGATTCTGAAATTAATAGGGTTTTTTATAGTTCAAAAAACGGTAAAACTATTTCGGAAATACACTTGTGTTTCCCCAGACCTAAACTGGGTGAGAGCTTTCCTGATATAGAAAATTCTGGCAATTCCGGTTTTGAAATAGATCACTCTAATTTTAAGGCTGAAGAAAAATATAATATCAAGATTCAATTGCATTCGGGCCAAACGATTTCTCTTGCGGAGATTTCTACAGTAAATTCGATTTTATATGTTCACATACCAAAAACAGCCGGTTCTACGATTAACAATATCATGGAAGAGTTATTGGGACATTCTGCAGTATTGAAACATGTGGAATCGAAGTCTAATTGGAAGGATGAGCTTCAAAATCGTAACATTTCATTTTGTCTGGCCATCTAG
- a CDS encoding glycosyltransferase family 2 protein, which translates to MNEKVLIESGKYPNTYKTSWVMDSEPLVSLIIPTYNGYEITKQAIDSILEKTTYKNYEILLIDNNSDDEVALSYFDDISNHPQVTLLKYPFPFNYSAINNFAAGYANGEIIGLINNDVEVINGDWLTQMVSHAVRDEIGCVGAKLYYSNDTIQHAGVICGIGGVAGHSHKYFERDDPGYFSRLNLNQNLSAVTAACMLVKKPIFEQVGGLNEHDLTVAFNDVDFCLKVKRAGYRNLWTPYAELYHHESISRGAEDSPEKIKRFNEEARHMKSTWPKELANDPFYSPNLTKNKENFEING; encoded by the coding sequence ATGAACGAGAAAGTACTGATCGAGTCGGGTAAATATCCTAATACTTATAAAACTTCTTGGGTCATGGACTCCGAACCTTTGGTAAGTTTAATTATTCCGACATACAATGGTTATGAAATAACGAAACAAGCCATTGATTCAATATTAGAAAAAACCACATACAAAAATTACGAGATATTGTTAATCGACAATAATTCCGACGATGAAGTCGCGTTAAGCTACTTTGACGACATTAGTAATCATCCCCAAGTTACCCTTTTAAAATACCCATTTCCATTTAACTATTCTGCAATAAATAATTTTGCTGCTGGTTATGCAAATGGAGAAATTATTGGTCTGATTAATAATGATGTCGAAGTTATCAATGGCGATTGGTTAACACAAATGGTTAGTCATGCAGTAAGAGATGAAATAGGCTGCGTCGGTGCAAAGCTTTATTACAGCAATGATACTATACAGCATGCGGGGGTCATTTGCGGCATAGGTGGTGTAGCGGGGCATTCTCATAAATATTTCGAGAGAGATGACCCTGGCTATTTCTCTCGACTTAATTTAAACCAAAACTTATCCGCTGTAACGGCGGCGTGTATGTTAGTCAAGAAGCCGATATTTGAACAAGTAGGTGGGTTGAATGAACATGACCTTACAGTGGCTTTTAACGATGTTGATTTTTGTTTGAAGGTTAAACGAGCTGGCTACCGAAATTTATGGACACCATATGCTGAGCTTTATCATCATGAATCTATCAGTCGAGGTGCAGAAGATAGCCCTGAGAAGATTAAACGGTTTAATGAAGAAGCACGACATATGAAGTCAACATGGCCTAAAGAGCTGGCAAATGATCCATTTTATAGCCCCAACCTTACTAAGAATAAAGAGAATTTTGAAATAAATGGCTAA
- a CDS encoding glycosyltransferase, with product MDECIRSVLDQTCDNWQLVIADDASTCIDTHACLKKWQILMIQGSVLFSRG from the coding sequence TTGGATGAGTGCATTCGCTCTGTTTTAGACCAAACATGCGACAATTGGCAATTGGTTATAGCAGACGATGCATCTACATGTATAGATACGCATGCGTGTTTGAAGAAGTGGCAAATCTTGATGATTCAAGGATCAGTATTATTTTCGAGAGGATAA
- a CDS encoding adenylyltransferase/cytidyltransferase family protein, with the protein MKTVITFGTFDVFHVGHVNLLQRAATYGDRLIVGVSTDELNFSKKGRNPVYNQDDRMKIINGLRYVNLCFEEYSLEKKREYIEYYGADILVMGDDWKGKFDYLSDICEVVYLERTPSVSTTEIIEVITSR; encoded by the coding sequence ATGAAAACAGTAATTACTTTCGGAACATTTGACGTATTTCATGTAGGGCATGTCAACCTTCTGCAGCGCGCTGCAACATATGGAGATAGGCTAATCGTGGGCGTTTCTACAGACGAATTGAATTTTTCCAAAAAAGGCCGGAACCCTGTTTACAACCAAGATGATCGAATGAAAATTATTAATGGACTCAGGTACGTAAATCTATGTTTTGAAGAATACTCATTAGAGAAAAAAAGAGAGTATATCGAATATTATGGCGCAGATATTTTAGTAATGGGCGATGACTGGAAAGGAAAGTTCGATTACTTATCCGACATTTGTGAGGTCGTTTACCTGGAGCGGACACCGTCAGTATCAACAACGGAAATTATTGAGGTAATAACCTCGCGTTAG
- a CDS encoding discoidin domain-containing protein, producing MQYNSEEMKTEYEKVVSYLKDSGPNLFKGVRSDKPLIINTHINARFIKLRLQAKDSFQLDSIKIIDKNGQNVSSGGNTIISSFFNDLEKYDGRNFLARTGDGGCGFHTKNEDNPWLVIDLKDKYSVEQIIINNRDDNFYKRALSLCVESSGDLTNWTTIYDNWQYIKQYKNGQRSEFENCLLYASSFCFDKTKPFVDKLKKLGRDTEALVAVDYINKIVSEEGIAIGPHGFTETFGLASVERKEQVYSELSKLLHLLNEKFQVPAFVSSGTLLGIVRDGQLIAHDDDLDICYISQEVEKSEILREREEIVDFLDRNGYQVKNSNVAHLWCRSPSGIMVDIFTGFIEEGFCSMNPFSKKD from the coding sequence TTGCAATATAATAGCGAAGAAATGAAAACCGAATATGAAAAGGTCGTTTCTTATTTAAAAGACAGTGGGCCTAACCTATTCAAAGGGGTTAGAAGCGACAAGCCTCTAATAATAAATACGCATATCAATGCAAGATTTATCAAATTAAGATTACAGGCAAAAGATAGCTTCCAATTGGACTCTATAAAAATCATTGATAAAAATGGGCAGAATGTTAGCTCAGGTGGAAATACTATTATAAGTTCATTTTTCAATGATTTAGAGAAATATGATGGTCGAAACTTTCTTGCTAGAACGGGTGACGGTGGTTGTGGTTTTCACACTAAAAATGAAGATAACCCCTGGCTAGTTATTGATTTAAAAGATAAGTATTCAGTCGAGCAAATCATTATTAATAACAGAGATGACAACTTTTATAAAAGAGCATTGAGCCTTTGTGTGGAATCATCAGGTGATTTAACTAATTGGACGACCATCTATGATAATTGGCAATATATAAAGCAATATAAAAACGGTCAACGTAGCGAATTTGAAAATTGCTTGCTTTACGCCAGTTCATTTTGTTTTGATAAAACTAAACCATTTGTAGATAAATTGAAAAAACTAGGGAGAGATACTGAGGCTTTAGTTGCTGTTGATTATATAAATAAGATAGTTAGTGAAGAAGGAATTGCGATCGGTCCTCACGGCTTCACAGAAACTTTTGGATTAGCTAGCGTCGAACGAAAAGAGCAAGTTTATTCAGAGCTCTCTAAATTACTGCATCTATTGAATGAAAAGTTTCAGGTACCGGCGTTTGTGTCTTCTGGAACTTTGCTCGGGATAGTGAGAGATGGTCAATTAATTGCTCATGATGATGACTTAGATATTTGTTATATCAGCCAAGAGGTAGAAAAGTCCGAGATTTTAAGAGAGCGAGAAGAAATTGTCGACTTTCTCGATCGTAATGGATATCAAGTCAAAAACTCTAACGTTGCCCACTTATGGTGCCGATCACCAAGCGGGATAATGGTCGATATATTTACAGGTTTCATTGAAGAGGGTTTTTGTAGCATGAATCCTTTCTCAAAAAAAGATTAA
- a CDS encoding glycosyltransferase: MHKVLFLSHGHPELNKGGAEVASWNLFEALKEAGHECLYVARNDAKSHGGSTFSIRSEEEVIFHTGMTDWFCLSSSNTKHLFDDFGQLVQSFEPTVIHIHHYAHIGIEVLAAARKAAPNAKIIFTIHEFMAMCLHNGQMVKTESLKLCYKATHSDCARCFPQHSPADFFLRKSYILDQFSYVDEFVSPSQFLAERYVDWGLPQEKVHVIENVLPEISAIPPRKLKKGEKRGRFAFFGQVNPYKGIDILLDAFSKLPEDIKDMVSLDIHGASLEHQSGEFQEKVAKQLEDLGELVTMRGSYESHQLPNLMAECDWVIIPSIWWENSPVVIQEAIAYGRPLIGSNIGGMKEKIEGIAGLTFDARSSVSLASMIETALDNEVFEHNQSQLSRVDVVSQHLDILNVSA, translated from the coding sequence ATGCATAAAGTATTATTTTTGAGTCATGGCCATCCAGAATTGAACAAAGGTGGGGCCGAAGTTGCAAGCTGGAACTTATTTGAGGCACTGAAAGAAGCTGGACATGAATGCCTGTACGTTGCTCGTAATGATGCAAAATCGCATGGCGGCTCTACATTTTCAATTCGTAGTGAGGAAGAAGTCATTTTCCATACAGGAATGACTGATTGGTTTTGTTTAAGCTCCAGTAATACCAAGCATTTGTTCGATGATTTCGGTCAGCTTGTGCAATCATTTGAGCCAACGGTAATTCATATACATCATTACGCACATATTGGAATCGAAGTGCTAGCCGCAGCCAGAAAGGCGGCACCGAATGCGAAGATTATCTTCACCATACATGAGTTTATGGCGATGTGTTTACACAATGGGCAAATGGTTAAGACGGAAAGCCTTAAGCTTTGTTATAAAGCTACTCATTCAGACTGTGCACGTTGCTTCCCACAGCACTCACCAGCAGACTTTTTTCTTCGGAAAAGTTATATCCTTGATCAATTTAGTTATGTTGATGAATTCGTATCACCTAGTCAATTTTTAGCAGAACGCTATGTTGATTGGGGTTTACCGCAGGAAAAAGTACATGTAATTGAAAATGTTCTTCCTGAAATTTCTGCTATCCCGCCCAGAAAGTTAAAAAAGGGAGAAAAAAGAGGGCGCTTTGCGTTTTTCGGTCAGGTAAACCCATATAAAGGTATCGATATTCTGTTAGACGCATTTTCAAAGCTTCCTGAAGATATCAAGGACATGGTTTCTTTAGATATTCATGGCGCAAGCCTAGAGCACCAGAGTGGTGAATTTCAGGAGAAAGTTGCAAAACAGCTAGAGGATCTTGGTGAATTGGTTACCATGCGAGGCTCCTACGAATCTCATCAATTGCCGAACTTAATGGCGGAATGCGATTGGGTTATTATCCCATCCATTTGGTGGGAGAATTCGCCCGTTGTGATTCAGGAAGCAATTGCTTACGGTAGGCCGTTAATCGGTTCTAATATCGGAGGAATGAAAGAGAAAATTGAAGGTATAGCCGGTTTAACTTTTGATGCCAGGAGTTCAGTTTCACTAGCTTCCATGATCGAAACCGCACTTGATAATGAGGTTTTTGAACATAACCAGTCTCAGCTATCTAGAGTTGATGTGGTAAGTCAGCATTTGGATATTTTGAATGTATCTGCGTGA
- a CDS encoding glycosyltransferase family 2 protein, producing MVNKQMLIEKIKNKAKRKTKKKKLRCQFDGFDNGFLIGWVPAFVESIDIFIQGKKVATGKCDQPRDDVKEALGIDAKGFRVLLDGHELEQHWSYLPELNITIEAIEHPRVKVEKTISLTDLVDNIEFLNQRPTRDLKVLIEKSLLWNESYYFTQLNGDRALPKNPIKDYILFGSKMRLDPSSHFSTNYYLDQVKEDKGQIDNSLVHYLTYGELNGFKPNPYFDPLSYRKLNSDLDEWQHSLLAHYAVCGQSEGRVYNDTTNFPVVTKEIIKHVEKEFPYPRKASTQDSFGHCEYVIWGKNYAFIVGWYIGENPLLKLSLSVDDSSYMLTEESVHVEVFRPDVKNAFSEKNVSDFSGFLATVKIKESVSPVNQSRALFVHLIDENGSISVPVQSLFLSEDDKVENCARVLNCWDPQNTQHQKKASDVILPIIQDIYPVNHSVWAKRVDFGSQVEEPKASVIIPLYGRYDFMRYQLSNFARFNGLDSFEVIYVVDDPSIVKAVEELAVVLHKTFEFSFSVVFLEKNVGYGQANNIGVNFANSDNLILLNSDVIPKDGSWAKELVHQLNTLPDAGIVGARLLFEDESIQHDGMAPMTLEQFPGLLFNDHPKKGFPLTLVNNSEKAEVCPLVTAACVALKKETFESLQGFDQSFVLGDFEDSDLCLRALENGKKNYICRHVKLNHLERLSQNIIDTGGWKHKLTLLNANTYSQRWSKTLQDLYPDHTKGLTNA from the coding sequence ATGGTTAATAAACAAATGTTGATTGAAAAAATAAAAAATAAAGCAAAAAGAAAAACAAAAAAGAAAAAACTGCGTTGTCAGTTTGATGGTTTTGATAATGGCTTTTTAATTGGTTGGGTTCCTGCTTTTGTTGAATCTATTGATATTTTTATTCAAGGTAAAAAGGTAGCAACAGGGAAATGTGATCAGCCCAGAGATGATGTGAAAGAGGCTCTGGGTATCGATGCTAAAGGATTCAGAGTGCTTCTGGATGGCCATGAATTAGAACAACATTGGTCATATTTACCTGAGCTAAATATCACCATTGAGGCTATTGAACACCCCAGAGTTAAGGTTGAAAAAACAATCTCATTAACTGATTTAGTTGATAACATAGAGTTTTTGAATCAAAGACCAACTAGAGATTTAAAAGTACTAATAGAGAAATCTCTATTGTGGAATGAAAGCTACTACTTCACACAATTGAACGGTGATAGGGCGTTACCAAAAAATCCGATAAAGGATTACATTTTATTTGGTAGTAAGATGCGACTAGATCCGTCCTCTCACTTTTCAACAAACTATTACTTAGACCAGGTTAAAGAAGATAAGGGGCAGATTGATAATAGCCTTGTCCATTACTTGACGTACGGTGAGTTAAATGGTTTCAAGCCAAACCCTTATTTTGATCCGTTGTCTTATCGCAAACTCAATTCAGATCTCGACGAGTGGCAACACAGTTTATTGGCACACTATGCTGTATGTGGTCAATCTGAGGGACGAGTGTATAACGACACAACAAACTTTCCTGTAGTTACTAAAGAAATTATAAAGCATGTTGAAAAAGAGTTTCCTTATCCTAGAAAAGCGTCGACTCAAGATTCATTTGGTCATTGTGAATATGTAATATGGGGCAAAAATTATGCCTTTATCGTTGGTTGGTATATTGGAGAAAACCCACTCTTAAAGTTAAGTTTATCTGTTGATGATAGCTCTTACATGTTGACAGAAGAATCAGTTCACGTAGAGGTGTTCAGGCCAGACGTTAAAAATGCTTTTTCAGAAAAGAATGTTTCTGACTTTAGTGGGTTTTTAGCGACAGTAAAGATTAAAGAATCGGTTAGTCCCGTTAACCAGTCCAGAGCTTTGTTTGTTCATTTGATTGATGAAAATGGCTCAATATCAGTACCTGTTCAATCACTGTTTTTATCTGAAGATGATAAAGTGGAAAATTGTGCGAGAGTATTAAATTGTTGGGATCCTCAAAATACACAACATCAGAAAAAAGCTTCGGACGTTATTCTTCCAATTATTCAAGATATTTATCCCGTCAATCACTCGGTATGGGCTAAGCGCGTAGATTTTGGTTCACAGGTAGAGGAACCTAAAGCGTCCGTAATTATTCCGTTGTATGGTCGATATGACTTTATGCGCTATCAATTATCTAACTTTGCTAGGTTTAACGGCTTAGATAGTTTTGAAGTTATTTATGTCGTTGACGATCCGTCAATTGTTAAGGCGGTAGAAGAACTTGCTGTTGTATTGCATAAAACATTCGAATTTTCTTTTAGCGTTGTTTTCCTGGAGAAAAATGTTGGTTATGGGCAGGCAAACAATATCGGTGTCAATTTCGCGAATAGTGACAATTTAATATTGTTAAACTCGGATGTAATTCCTAAAGATGGAAGTTGGGCCAAGGAGTTAGTTCATCAACTAAATACCTTACCTGATGCGGGAATAGTCGGGGCACGTTTGCTCTTCGAAGATGAGTCGATCCAACATGATGGTATGGCTCCGATGACTTTGGAACAATTCCCAGGGTTACTTTTCAATGATCATCCCAAGAAAGGCTTTCCTCTAACATTGGTTAACAACTCTGAAAAAGCGGAGGTTTGTCCTTTAGTTACTGCGGCTTGTGTTGCACTTAAAAAAGAAACTTTTGAATCGTTACAGGGCTTTGACCAAAGCTTTGTTCTTGGCGACTTTGAGGATTCTGATTTATGTCTGAGAGCATTGGAGAATGGCAAAAAAAATTACATATGTAGGCATGTAAAGTTGAATCATTTAGAACGATTGTCACAAAACATTATTGATACGGGTGGTTGGAAACACAAATTAACGTTGTTAAATGCCAATACTTATAGCCAACGTTGGTCGAAAACGTTGCAAGATCTTTACCCAGACCACACGAAAGGGCTTACCAATGCATAA
- the rfbB gene encoding dTDP-glucose 4,6-dehydratase, translated as MRNILVTGGAGFIGANFVLYWLEANPSDKVVVLDALTYAGNRANLASVEDHEHFNFVQGDICNTDLVESLLKEHSIDTIVHFAAESHVDRSITGPDAFIETNIIGTYSLLKAGKKVWIDEPKANGNDVIPHRFHHVSTDEVYGTLSPTDPAFTEDTQYAPNSPYSASKAASDHLVRAYHHTYGMEVTTSNCSNNYGPFHFPEKLIPLVITNILHDKALPIYGDGQQIRDWLYVTDHARGIEKVLNQGRLGECYNIGGINEWANIDIVKLICELMDEAFSKDPSLAEKYPLATKAIASNSAELITYVEDRAGHDRRYAINPEKSNNELGYQPVESFETGIRKTVEWYLTNDSWWQELLRNG; from the coding sequence ATGAGAAATATATTAGTAACAGGTGGTGCCGGATTTATTGGCGCTAACTTTGTTTTATATTGGCTTGAAGCTAACCCTAGCGATAAGGTAGTTGTGCTTGATGCGCTGACCTATGCGGGCAACAGAGCTAACCTTGCGAGCGTAGAAGACCATGAACACTTTAACTTTGTACAGGGTGATATCTGTAATACCGACCTTGTCGAAAGTTTACTTAAAGAACACAGTATTGACACCATTGTTCACTTTGCAGCAGAAAGTCATGTCGATCGTTCAATCACCGGCCCGGATGCATTTATTGAAACCAACATTATTGGTACATACAGCTTACTAAAAGCGGGTAAAAAAGTTTGGATTGATGAGCCGAAGGCCAATGGTAATGACGTCATTCCACACCGTTTCCACCACGTTTCTACCGATGAAGTCTACGGTACCTTATCACCTACGGATCCGGCATTTACCGAAGATACGCAATATGCGCCAAATTCTCCATACTCGGCATCAAAAGCTGCCAGTGACCACTTGGTTCGCGCGTACCATCATACTTATGGAATGGAAGTTACCACCAGTAACTGTTCAAACAACTATGGTCCGTTCCACTTTCCAGAAAAGCTTATTCCATTAGTTATCACTAACATTCTTCATGATAAAGCCTTACCTATTTACGGTGATGGCCAGCAAATCCGCGACTGGTTATATGTAACTGACCACGCCCGTGGTATCGAAAAAGTATTGAATCAAGGGCGTTTAGGTGAGTGTTACAACATTGGTGGCATCAATGAATGGGCTAATATCGATATCGTCAAACTTATCTGTGAATTAATGGATGAAGCGTTTTCAAAAGACCCAAGCCTTGCAGAGAAGTATCCGTTAGCAACAAAAGCGATTGCATCTAATTCTGCTGAGCTTATTACTTATGTTGAAGACCGAGCGGGTCATGACCGTCGCTATGCAATAAACCCGGAAAAATCCAATAACGAATTGGGCTATCAGCCGGTGGAAAGCTTTGAGACAGGTATCCGTAAAACCGTTGAATGGTATTTGACTAATGATTCTTGGTGGCAAGAACTATTGCGCAATGGTTAA